The following proteins come from a genomic window of Chionomys nivalis chromosome 9, mChiNiv1.1, whole genome shotgun sequence:
- the LOC130881569 gene encoding ATP-dependent RNA helicase DDX18-like produces the protein MSHLQMKLLRKKIEKRNIKLRQRNLKLQEASNTSLSQPSNEDVPKEEVKVRKVKKAVKHAARVGSAEVQSGGMPEETAENSKVEKLPQKPTAVTNGETAAPPSPDSESKKKKKKKKRKMANDAEPDTKKAKTEESTVALEAEDAVEKPDDKEVPSLPLGLTGAFEDTSFASLSNLVNENTLKAIEEMGFKRMTEIQHKSIRPLLEGRDLLAAAKTGSGKTLAFLIPVIELIVKLKFMPRNGTGVLILSPTRELAMQTFGVLKELMTHHVHTYGLIMGGSNRSAEAQKLTNGINIVVATPGRLLDHMQNTPGFMYKNLQCLVIDEADRILDVGFEEELKQIIKLLPVRRQTMLFSATQTRKVEDLARISLKKEPLYVGVDDDKEVATVDGLEQGYVVCPSEKRFLLLFTFLKKNRKKKVMVFFSSCMSVKYHYELLNYIDLPVLAIHGRQKQNKRTTTFFQFCNADSGILLCTDVAARGLDIPEVDWIVQYDPPDDPKEYIHRVGRTARGLNGRGHALLILRPEELGFLRYLKQSKVPLNQFDFSWSKVSDIQSQLEKLIEKNYFLHKSAQEAYKSYIRAYDSHSLKQIFDVNNLNLPQVALSFGFKVPPFVDLNVSSHDGKLKKRGSGGGFGYQKTKKVEKSKIFKHISKKTTDRRQFSH, from the coding sequence ATGTCGCACTTACAAATGAAGCTCCTGCGCAAGAAGATCGAGAAGAGGAACATCAAGCTGCGGCAGCGAAACCTGAAGCTGCAAGAAGCATCAAACACGAGCCTATCCCAACCTTCCAATGAAGATGTGCCCAAAGAAGAGGTAAAGGTCAGAAAAGTTAAGAAAGCCGTAAAGCATGCTGCGAGGGTGGGCTCAGCAGAAGTACAAAGTGGAGGCATGCCTGAAGAGACAGCAGAAAACTCGAAAGTTGAAAAGTTACCCCAGAAACCTACCGCTGTAACCAATGGAGAAACGGCAGCACCGCCATCTCCTGATTcagaatcaaaaaagaaaaagaagaagaaaaagaggaaaatggcaaATGATGCAGAGCCTGacaccaaaaaagcaaaaactgaagAAAGCACTGTGGCTCTTGAAGCAGAAGATGCTGTGGAGAAGCCAGATGACAAGGAAGTGCCCAGTCTGCCCCTGGGGCTGACAGGAGCTTTTGAGGACACTTCGTTTGCTTCCTTGTCTAACCTCGTCAATGAAAACACTCTAAAGGCTATAGAAGAAATGGGCTTCAAGCGCATGACTGAGATCCAACATAAAAGTATCAGGCCACTTCTGGAAGGCAGGGATCTTCTAGCAGCTGCTAAAACTGGCAGTGGCAAAACTCTGGCTTTCCTCATCCCTGTGATCGAGCTCATTGTGAAGTTAAAGTTTATGCCCAGGAATGGAACAGGAGTCCTGATTCTCTCTCCTACCAGAGAACTGGCCATGCAGACCTTTGGTGTTCTTAAGGAACTGATGACGCACCATGTTCACACGTACGGGCTGATCATGGGTGGCAGTAACAGGTCTGCTGAAGCGCAGAAGCTCACCAACGGCATCAACATTGTCGTGGCCACCCCCGGCCGGCTTCTAGACCACATGCAGAATACTCCAGGGTTCATGTACAAGAACCTCCAGTGTCTCGTTATTGATGAGGCTGATCGTATCTTGGATGTTGGATTTGAAGAAGAATTAAAGCAAATTATTAAACTTTTGCCAGTACGCAGGCAAACCATGCTCTTTTCTGCCACACAAACTCGAAAAGTTGAAGACTTGGCAagaatttctctgaaaaaagagcCATTGTATGTGGGTGTTGATGATGATAAAGAGGTTGCCACAGTGGATGGACTTGAGCAGGGATATGTTGTGTGTCCCTCTGAGAAGaggttccttctgctcttcacatTCCTTAAGAAGAACCGAAAGAAGAAAGTGATGGTCTTCTTTTCGTCCTGTATGTCTGTGAAGTACCACTATGAGCTACTGAACTACATTGACCTGCCTGTCTTGGCCATCCATGGAAGGCAAAAGCAAAATAAGCGAACAACCACATTCTTCCAATTCTGCAATGCAGATTCAGGGATACTGCTGTGCACAGATGTGGCAGCCAGGGGGCTGGACATCCCTGAAGTCGACTGGATTGTTCAGTATGACCCTCCCGATGACCCCAAGGAATACATTCATCGTGTGGGTAGAACGGCTCGGGGCCTGAACGGAAGAGGGCATGCCCTGCTCATCCTGCGCCCTGAAGAGTTGGGTTTCCTTCGTTACTTAAAGCAATCCAAGGTTCCACTGAATCAGTTCGACTTTTCCTGGTCTAAAGTTTCTGATATTCAGTCTCAGCTGGAAAAGCTGATCGAAAAGAACTATTTTCTTCATAAGTCCGCGCAGGAAGCATACAAGTCCTACATACGAGCCTACGACTCCCACTCTCTCAAGCAGATCTTCGATGTGAACAACTTGAACTTGCCGCAGGTGGCTCTGTCCTTTGGCTTTAAGGTTCCTCCCTTCGTTGATCTGAACGTGAGCAGCCATGATGGCAAGCTTAAAAAGAGAGGAAGTGGCGGTGGATTTGGctaccagaaaacaaagaaagtggaGAAGTCCAAGATTTTTAAACACATCAGCAAGAAGACAACGGACCGCAGGCAGTTTTCTCACTGA